In a genomic window of Ignavibacteriales bacterium:
- a CDS encoding nucleotide-binding protein, with product MAETMIQRFESLVDEGAKLTPLGGFDFSGYNARMQDKYLAWRKACLESLEVVGPIGFPYKNKITGDANGGLFYQASANLIYTSMRELFEKLKATPELAAEPVKAASPAPLSSPSESQPQGAGGPRTLRPPVKSAAPPEAAAPVQAAAPPTAPKKAYVIGEINDPLRQQIAEFLSDVGVEEIPIDRSHGEMIALETISREEGAQFAFFVLNSDDLAYAMFELGHFVGNLGKNHVMVLHMTDVEVPKNIPGVVVKPIVVKLEEASLSIIKELKSAGYALTF from the coding sequence ATGGCTGAGACGATGATCCAGAGATTTGAATCGCTCGTTGACGAGGGTGCGAAACTCACACCTCTCGGCGGGTTTGATTTCTCTGGCTACAATGCGCGCATGCAGGACAAGTACCTTGCATGGCGCAAAGCCTGTCTCGAATCCCTGGAGGTTGTTGGTCCAATCGGTTTCCCATACAAGAACAAAATCACCGGCGATGCGAATGGCGGATTGTTTTATCAGGCGTCGGCCAACCTCATCTATACAAGCATGCGGGAGCTCTTCGAGAAGTTGAAAGCCACTCCCGAGTTGGCGGCAGAACCGGTCAAAGCGGCATCACCCGCTCCTCTGTCGTCGCCGTCAGAGAGCCAGCCGCAGGGAGCCGGAGGGCCGAGGACACTGAGACCTCCTGTGAAGAGTGCAGCGCCGCCGGAAGCCGCTGCTCCTGTCCAGGCGGCAGCGCCGCCGACTGCACCGAAGAAAGCGTATGTGATTGGCGAGATCAATGATCCTCTGCGGCAGCAGATAGCAGAGTTTCTCTCAGATGTGGGAGTCGAAGAAATACCGATTGACCGCAGCCACGGAGAAATGATTGCGCTTGAGACTATTTCGAGGGAAGAGGGGGCGCAATTTGCATTCTTCGTCCTCAATTCTGATGATCTTGCTTACGCGATGTTTGAACTGGGTCACTTTGTCGGCAATCTAGGAAAGAACCATGTGATGGTGTTGCACATGACAGACGTCGAGGTCCCGAAGAATATTCCAGGCGTTGTCGTGAAGCCAATCGTGGTGAAGCTGGAAGAAGCGAGCCTGAGCATCATCAAAGAACTCAAATCAGCTGGATACGCACTTACATTCTGA
- a CDS encoding UbiD family decarboxylase — translation MHFKSLGEFLRYLESIGEVRRIKAEVDPFLEVTEIAVRSLRENKPVLLFENVKGSQFPLVINVYGTERRIEHALGRHPEQIGQELFNFVDGLTPPSFGAMWDRRSMFRRILSARGRRVRVADSQQVVLGPNLDTLPIQTCWPGDGGKFVTLGQVFTYDPVNAKRNVGIYRIHVYDQLTTGMHWQIQKGGGFHYHQAEQLGQDLELAVALGTEPALLLASVAALPEGMDEVAFAAFLRGGPIAMTKGKSVSIQVPAQAEFILEGVVPQKERRKEGPFGDHFGHYSHSAPFPVFHVKAMTHRRNPVYPATVVGIPPMEDKFLGDATQQILGPLARVLHSEIRDVWAYYEGGFHNLLVVSVNARYKKEAMKTALGLLGTGQLSLTKSMILVSAGVDVRSWSAVLGEIRDHFDPYFDFVLLPKVPMDTLDFTSFKTELGSRMILDATKKHRAAEPAKVKSTGRARLADIRAMDRRILDAHIADNCFLTVTVAGKGRAIVDKLVRRRELQHLRIIAAVSEDVNIKDQENSIWGVFTRFDCERDVVFREQTLQGIAPIYKGVMGIDATWKAGYPEPLRMPEEVVKKVDSRWKEYWS, via the coding sequence ATGCACTTTAAATCGCTGGGGGAGTTTCTTCGTTATCTCGAATCCATCGGAGAGGTGCGGAGAATAAAGGCAGAGGTCGATCCGTTTTTGGAAGTGACGGAAATCGCTGTTCGTTCCCTGAGGGAGAACAAGCCGGTGTTGTTGTTTGAGAACGTGAAGGGCTCGCAGTTTCCGCTCGTGATAAACGTGTATGGCACCGAGCGCCGCATCGAGCATGCATTGGGGAGACATCCGGAACAGATTGGTCAGGAGCTCTTCAATTTTGTTGACGGCCTGACGCCGCCGAGTTTCGGCGCGATGTGGGACCGGAGAAGCATGTTCAGACGGATCCTCTCTGCCCGCGGACGGCGTGTACGAGTGGCAGATTCGCAGCAAGTCGTTCTCGGGCCGAATCTCGACACGTTGCCGATCCAAACCTGTTGGCCGGGAGATGGCGGCAAGTTTGTGACGCTCGGGCAGGTTTTCACCTATGACCCGGTGAATGCAAAACGAAATGTCGGAATTTACCGCATCCACGTGTACGACCAGTTGACCACCGGCATGCACTGGCAGATTCAGAAGGGGGGCGGATTCCATTATCATCAGGCCGAGCAGCTCGGACAGGATCTTGAACTCGCTGTTGCTCTCGGCACCGAGCCGGCGCTTCTGCTTGCCTCTGTCGCCGCCCTTCCCGAAGGAATGGATGAGGTGGCATTCGCAGCGTTCCTGCGCGGCGGCCCGATAGCCATGACAAAAGGGAAAAGCGTATCAATTCAGGTCCCGGCCCAGGCGGAATTCATTCTCGAAGGCGTGGTGCCGCAGAAGGAGCGAAGAAAAGAAGGTCCGTTCGGCGATCACTTCGGGCATTACTCGCATTCGGCTCCGTTTCCTGTGTTTCATGTGAAAGCGATGACCCACCGGCGGAACCCGGTCTATCCGGCGACTGTTGTGGGTATACCGCCGATGGAAGACAAGTTCCTCGGCGACGCGACGCAGCAGATACTCGGCCCGCTGGCACGAGTTCTTCACAGCGAAATCAGAGATGTGTGGGCGTACTACGAGGGGGGCTTCCATAACCTCCTCGTCGTTTCGGTTAACGCGCGGTACAAGAAAGAAGCAATGAAGACCGCTCTTGGGTTGCTCGGCACCGGCCAGCTTTCGCTGACGAAATCCATGATCCTCGTGAGCGCAGGCGTCGATGTGCGCAGTTGGAGTGCGGTCTTGGGTGAGATTCGGGATCACTTCGACCCGTATTTTGATTTCGTGCTGTTGCCGAAGGTACCGATGGACACGCTTGACTTCACGAGCTTCAAGACCGAGCTGGGAAGCAGGATGATACTCGATGCAACGAAGAAGCATCGTGCTGCCGAGCCTGCGAAGGTGAAATCGACCGGGCGCGCCCGGCTTGCGGACATCCGAGCCATGGATCGGCGCATACTCGATGCGCACATAGCCGACAATTGCTTCCTGACGGTGACAGTTGCCGGCAAAGGCAGAGCGATCGTAGACAAACTGGTCAGGCGCCGGGAGCTCCAACATCTCAGAATTATCGCGGCGGTCAGCGAGGATGTGAACATCAAAGACCAGGAGAATTCCATTTGGGGTGTGTTTACGCGTTTTGATTGTGAACGGGATGTTGTCTTCAGAGAACAGACGCTGCAGGGAATCGCACCGATATATAAGGGCGTGATGGGCATCGACGCGACGTGGAAAGCCGGCTACCCGGAACCATTGCGCATGCCGGAAGAAGTAGTGAAGAAAGTCGATAGTCGTTGGAAAGAGTATTGGTCATAA
- the holB gene encoding DNA polymerase III subunit delta', producing the protein MGWDRIIGQHRVKELLRRVLSSGSVAHAHLFWGGEGVGKDAMAIEVGRALNCQVNPADPCGVCASCRKVDQLQHPNLRLIVALPVGKNEQSGDDPVAGLTEEQIESIQGQLKLKAENPYHRILVPKANFIKINSVRTLRREASLSSFEGGKRVFIISHAEEMNPEASNSLLKMLEEPPSDSVFILTTAHKEQLLPTILSRCQLVQFDPLSEEELQAALIDRHGVEPEQAALVARLADGSHTAALELLSIDIVAQRREAVQFLRLLLGTQKIPLALEVERIVALGDRNAVERWMKLLGVWLRDAMVLREQGESGLLNREQLKDLTSFNEKFPRARLSDALGSVETSIALVGKNGYLPLVVTSLAIDLKRHLASS; encoded by the coding sequence ATGGGTTGGGACAGAATCATCGGTCAACATCGGGTCAAAGAGCTGCTGAGGCGGGTCCTTTCGTCGGGCTCTGTGGCGCACGCGCATTTGTTCTGGGGAGGCGAAGGAGTAGGGAAGGACGCAATGGCGATCGAGGTTGGCCGCGCCCTGAATTGCCAGGTGAACCCAGCTGACCCGTGCGGAGTATGCGCAAGCTGCCGGAAAGTCGACCAGCTTCAGCATCCGAACCTCCGTCTCATCGTTGCCCTGCCGGTAGGGAAGAACGAGCAATCGGGCGATGATCCTGTCGCGGGCTTGACGGAAGAGCAGATCGAGTCGATCCAAGGACAGCTGAAACTGAAAGCGGAGAACCCGTACCACAGAATACTGGTACCCAAGGCGAATTTCATCAAAATCAACAGCGTCCGCACTCTCCGCCGTGAGGCCTCGCTTTCATCCTTTGAAGGCGGGAAGCGCGTATTCATCATATCGCACGCCGAGGAAATGAACCCGGAGGCGAGCAACTCGCTCTTGAAAATGCTCGAGGAGCCTCCTTCCGATTCCGTCTTCATCTTGACCACCGCGCACAAGGAACAGCTGCTGCCGACAATACTCTCGAGGTGCCAGCTCGTTCAGTTCGATCCGCTCAGTGAGGAGGAATTGCAGGCCGCGCTGATTGACCGCCACGGCGTGGAACCGGAACAGGCGGCGCTTGTGGCCCGATTGGCGGACGGGAGCCACACGGCCGCGCTCGAATTGCTTTCGATCGATATCGTCGCACAGCGGCGGGAGGCTGTGCAATTTCTGCGGCTGCTCCTTGGTACTCAGAAGATCCCGCTTGCCCTCGAAGTGGAACGGATCGTTGCGCTCGGAGACAGAAATGCGGTCGAGCGATGGATGAAATTGCTGGGCGTGTGGCTGCGAGACGCGATGGTGCTCCGCGAACAGGGTGAAAGCGGATTGTTGAACCGTGAGCAGCTCAAAGATCTGACCAGCTTCAATGAGAAATTTCCACGTGCCCGTCTCTCCGACGCGCTCGGCAGTGTCGAGACCAGCATTGCTCTTGTTGGCAAAAATGGCTACCTTCCTCTTGTCGTCACGTCACTTGCAATTGACCTGAAACGCCATCTGGCATCATCCTAG
- the metG gene encoding methionine--tRNA ligase produces the protein MKSQPKRILVTAALPYANGLLHLGHLAGAYLPADMYVRYQRAKKRDVLFLCGSDEHGVAITVTAEKEKITPQAVVDRYHSLNKAAFDKFGMSFDNYSRTSLPLHHATAQEFFAEFHRRGVLKEKEEQQLYCEKDRMFLADRYVEGTCPNCKKPEARGDQCENCGTWLNQSELIDPKCKLCGTTPVVRTTSHWYFPLGDFQKRLVAYVKERSERDGWKDNVLRYCESWFKDGLQDRAVTRDLSWGVPVPVSGYEKKVLYVWFDAVLGYISSGKEWAARIGQPEKWKEYWLGQDTKYVAFIGKDNVVFHCIVFPAMLMAWNDSGKEQYILPENVPANEFLNFEGQKFSKSRGWGIDLENFLNHFPADSLRYTLAINLPESRDSDFYLKDFQARTNNELADIFGNFVNRTLAFTEKNFGGAVPVLGPLDARDADMAAVIAETPAKVGALYERYKFREAVIESMNLARAANKYFNDSEPWKSFKSNPEHCATTLNICLQVVRSLAILMEPVVPSTARKIWETLNLEGAPSAAGWESAGDRPLQPGHTFRKSEILVTKIEDEQIDGIIKALNEPAPVEAPKPPADVKPLITIDDFKKVELKLARVVSAELVPKSNKLLKVQLEIGTERRQVVAGIAQHYKPEDLVGKMIVVVTNLQPAKLMGQESNGMLLAASDSTGKLAVLTVNGDLESGAGIK, from the coding sequence GTGAAATCACAGCCCAAGAGAATACTCGTCACCGCGGCATTGCCGTACGCAAACGGATTGCTCCACCTTGGCCATCTGGCGGGAGCGTATCTCCCCGCCGATATGTACGTTCGCTATCAGCGGGCAAAGAAGCGCGATGTCCTGTTTCTGTGCGGTTCTGATGAACACGGGGTCGCCATTACAGTGACCGCGGAGAAAGAGAAGATCACGCCGCAGGCCGTCGTAGACCGCTATCATAGTCTGAACAAAGCCGCCTTTGACAAGTTCGGCATGAGCTTCGACAATTACTCGAGGACTTCGCTGCCTCTCCATCATGCGACAGCGCAGGAATTCTTTGCGGAATTCCACCGCCGTGGCGTACTGAAAGAGAAGGAAGAACAACAGCTCTACTGCGAAAAGGACAGGATGTTCCTTGCAGACCGTTACGTCGAAGGGACGTGTCCGAATTGCAAGAAGCCGGAGGCCCGGGGTGATCAGTGCGAAAACTGCGGCACGTGGCTCAACCAATCCGAGCTGATCGATCCGAAGTGCAAGCTGTGCGGTACCACGCCGGTTGTCCGGACCACGTCGCACTGGTATTTTCCCCTCGGAGATTTTCAGAAACGGCTGGTTGCGTACGTGAAGGAGCGGTCCGAGCGGGATGGATGGAAGGATAACGTTCTGCGGTACTGCGAAAGCTGGTTCAAAGACGGGTTGCAGGACCGGGCCGTGACGAGGGATCTCAGCTGGGGCGTTCCTGTGCCTGTGTCCGGATACGAAAAGAAAGTGCTGTACGTCTGGTTCGATGCAGTTCTGGGTTACATCTCTTCCGGAAAAGAATGGGCTGCACGGATCGGACAACCTGAGAAGTGGAAGGAGTACTGGCTTGGCCAGGACACGAAATACGTAGCGTTTATCGGCAAAGACAACGTTGTGTTCCATTGTATCGTGTTCCCTGCGATGTTGATGGCCTGGAACGACTCCGGAAAGGAACAGTATATCCTTCCGGAAAATGTGCCGGCCAACGAATTCCTCAATTTTGAAGGTCAGAAATTCTCGAAGAGCAGGGGATGGGGAATAGATCTCGAGAACTTCCTCAACCATTTCCCGGCGGATTCGCTTCGCTACACGCTGGCGATCAATCTTCCCGAGTCGCGTGACAGTGATTTCTACCTGAAGGATTTTCAAGCCAGGACGAACAACGAACTCGCCGACATATTCGGGAACTTCGTGAACCGCACTCTCGCGTTCACGGAGAAGAACTTCGGCGGAGCGGTTCCTGTCCTCGGTCCGCTGGATGCCCGCGACGCAGACATGGCAGCGGTGATCGCAGAAACTCCGGCGAAAGTCGGAGCATTGTACGAACGGTATAAGTTCCGCGAGGCGGTTATCGAGTCGATGAATCTCGCGAGGGCCGCGAACAAGTACTTCAACGACAGCGAGCCGTGGAAATCGTTCAAATCCAATCCGGAGCATTGTGCGACGACGCTGAATATTTGCCTTCAGGTTGTCCGTTCTCTGGCGATTCTCATGGAACCTGTCGTTCCTTCGACTGCACGGAAGATTTGGGAAACGCTGAACCTCGAAGGGGCTCCGAGTGCAGCAGGGTGGGAGAGTGCCGGAGACCGGCCGCTGCAACCCGGCCATACATTCAGAAAATCGGAGATACTGGTGACTAAGATCGAAGACGAACAGATAGACGGGATCATCAAGGCATTGAATGAACCGGCACCGGTGGAAGCGCCAAAACCTCCGGCGGACGTGAAGCCGCTCATCACCATAGATGATTTCAAGAAGGTGGAGCTGAAGCTCGCGCGCGTCGTGTCTGCGGAGCTCGTTCCCAAATCGAACAAGTTGCTGAAGGTTCAGCTGGAGATCGGGACGGAACGGCGCCAGGTCGTAGCCGGCATCGCGCAGCACTATAAGCCGGAGGATTTGGTGGGAAAGATGATTGTGGTCGTTACGAACCTCCAGCCTGCCAAACTGATGGGACAGGAATCGAACGGTATGCTCCTTGCCGCAAGCGACAGCACAGGCAAACTCGCCGTGTTGACCGTGAACGGCGATCTGGAAAGCGGCGCCGGCATTAAGTAG
- the ubiA gene encoding putative 4-hydroxybenzoate polyprenyltransferase — translation MQRLQKFLRFIKIEHTLFSLPLIYSGAFLASKAPPTLMLLLLILTAATGARTAALALNRIIDREIDRRNPRTAVRELPSGRMNVPEALLVLAVGVGMYLGSAALISPFCLALSPLPLLIFTLYPYMKRFTALAHFGVGLGLAMAPLGGWFAVEQSLQNIVPGALLSLFTLLWVTGFDIIYSTLDELFDRTEQLYSFSSRYGRTKALRISALLHVLAFGSLALLFILYIKALAALPLLMLSGYLLYLEHKKAGDVELAFFKINAVLGFVVLGMIVVGAYFP, via the coding sequence TTGCAGCGACTTCAGAAGTTCCTACGGTTCATCAAGATCGAACACACGCTTTTCTCGCTCCCGCTCATATACAGTGGCGCCTTTCTTGCATCCAAGGCACCGCCTACGCTCATGCTGTTGCTGCTGATTCTCACAGCGGCGACGGGGGCTCGGACTGCAGCGCTCGCGCTGAACCGGATCATCGACCGGGAGATCGACCGGCGTAATCCGCGCACGGCTGTGCGCGAACTTCCCAGCGGGCGGATGAATGTTCCCGAGGCGCTCCTGGTCCTCGCAGTCGGTGTCGGCATGTATCTGGGATCTGCTGCGCTCATCTCGCCTTTCTGCCTGGCGTTATCGCCTTTGCCGCTTCTCATTTTCACCCTCTACCCATACATGAAACGGTTCACTGCGCTGGCCCATTTCGGCGTCGGGCTCGGGCTCGCCATGGCGCCGCTCGGAGGGTGGTTCGCCGTCGAACAATCATTGCAGAACATCGTCCCCGGAGCGCTGCTTTCGCTGTTTACGCTCCTATGGGTGACGGGGTTTGATATCATTTATTCGACGTTGGATGAACTCTTCGACCGGACGGAACAACTGTATTCGTTCAGCTCGCGCTACGGAAGGACGAAAGCCCTGCGCATCTCGGCGTTGTTGCACGTCCTCGCGTTCGGTTCGTTGGCGCTTCTCTTCATACTCTATATCAAGGCGCTCGCGGCGCTTCCTCTTCTTATGCTGTCGGGATACCTGCTGTATCTTGAGCACAAGAAAGCGGGCGATGTGGAGCTGGCATTTTTCAAGATCAACGCGGTGCTCGGCTTTGTGGTCCTGGGCATGATCGTCGTCGGAGCATACTTCCCATGA
- the mqnE gene encoding aminofutalosine synthase MqnE — MAQTIHFRDTNLLPIWEKVQQGERLNLEDGLTLFGTTDVISLGKMAHAVQRERSGDAVYFVLNQKIEPTNVCVLACKFCDFATKKGRPQAYEMTVHDILSKLTPEIHEVHITGGLHPDWEWEYYLDMLRQIKKHFPNVDIKAFTAVEIDFFHKKFKLSIEEVLRQLKEAGLRTMPGGGAEVFSERVRKRLFSSKIGAKAWLDIHRAAHRLGIPTNSTILYGHIETQEERVEHLIRLRTLQDETRGFLTFIPLAFQPGATGIKPTNRFTSAIDDLKMIAVSRLMLDNFPHIKAYWVMLTEEVASVALNFGADDLDGTVGGEKIAHDAGAIAPMQLTKEKIIRIIRDAGKIPVERDVYYNPLNLYATDVVGKIPYLNSVPFYHHFEKRQFKMLPVTPRRMGVLARNNQLDAGLFSLCDYFSQKEGLTVLPYCIATRDQVKSVMLFSNHGWRELQGKIVGIVDDTATSVRLLQVLLEKKYGVKAELRRMHTGVNSYDEFDAVLLIGDEAMRHQKTGLQSFELVYDLAAEWYDWQKLPFVFAVWAVRNALGTEKREELSSLIQTALKNGELDLERISAAHAKRIGWSSHEATEYLEGFNYHLGEREREAIDLFEGLLASLEGEADRTTDGSKLRQN; from the coding sequence ATGGCGCAGACAATTCATTTTCGTGACACGAATCTCCTTCCGATCTGGGAGAAGGTGCAGCAGGGCGAAAGGCTGAATCTTGAAGACGGGCTGACCCTCTTCGGGACCACCGATGTCATTTCGCTGGGGAAGATGGCGCACGCCGTACAAAGGGAGCGGAGCGGCGATGCTGTGTATTTTGTGCTCAACCAGAAGATCGAGCCGACGAACGTATGCGTGCTTGCCTGCAAGTTCTGTGACTTCGCGACAAAGAAGGGGCGCCCGCAAGCATACGAAATGACGGTGCATGATATTCTGAGCAAGCTGACCCCGGAGATTCACGAGGTGCACATCACCGGAGGGCTGCATCCCGATTGGGAGTGGGAATACTATCTCGATATGCTGCGGCAGATCAAGAAGCATTTTCCCAACGTCGATATCAAGGCGTTCACGGCGGTTGAAATCGATTTCTTCCATAAGAAATTCAAGCTTTCGATAGAAGAAGTTCTGCGGCAGCTGAAGGAAGCCGGACTGCGCACAATGCCGGGGGGCGGAGCCGAAGTGTTTTCTGAAAGAGTTCGCAAGCGCCTGTTCAGCTCGAAAATCGGAGCGAAGGCGTGGCTCGATATTCACAGAGCAGCGCACAGGCTCGGTATTCCGACGAACAGCACGATCCTCTACGGCCACATCGAAACGCAGGAGGAGCGTGTTGAGCATTTGATAAGGCTTCGGACCTTGCAGGATGAAACGCGCGGGTTCTTGACGTTCATACCTCTGGCATTTCAGCCTGGTGCAACAGGTATCAAGCCCACAAACCGCTTCACGTCTGCCATCGATGATCTCAAGATGATTGCGGTGTCGAGACTGATGCTTGACAACTTCCCGCATATCAAGGCGTATTGGGTGATGTTGACGGAGGAGGTGGCTTCCGTTGCTTTGAACTTCGGCGCGGACGACCTCGACGGAACGGTCGGCGGTGAGAAGATAGCCCACGACGCTGGTGCCATCGCCCCGATGCAGCTCACGAAGGAGAAGATAATCAGGATCATTCGCGACGCTGGCAAGATTCCCGTGGAGCGCGACGTGTACTACAATCCTCTGAACCTCTACGCGACGGATGTAGTCGGGAAGATCCCGTATCTCAATTCGGTCCCGTTCTACCATCATTTCGAGAAGCGTCAGTTCAAGATGCTGCCGGTGACGCCGAGGCGCATGGGGGTGTTGGCGCGGAACAATCAGCTCGATGCCGGGTTGTTCTCGTTGTGTGATTACTTCAGCCAGAAAGAGGGATTAACGGTACTGCCGTATTGCATAGCGACCCGCGATCAGGTCAAGAGCGTCATGCTGTTTTCAAACCATGGATGGCGCGAACTTCAGGGAAAGATCGTCGGGATTGTTGACGACACTGCCACGTCCGTACGGCTTCTTCAGGTCCTTCTTGAAAAAAAGTATGGAGTGAAGGCTGAGCTCAGGCGCATGCACACGGGTGTGAACAGCTATGATGAATTTGACGCGGTGCTGCTCATCGGTGATGAGGCCATGCGCCATCAAAAGACGGGGTTGCAGAGCTTTGAGCTCGTCTATGACCTGGCAGCCGAATGGTATGACTGGCAGAAGCTGCCATTTGTCTTCGCAGTCTGGGCAGTGAGAAACGCTCTTGGCACCGAGAAAAGAGAGGAGCTTTCGTCCTTGATCCAAACGGCCCTCAAAAATGGAGAGTTGGATCTTGAGCGCATCAGCGCCGCACACGCGAAGAGAATTGGATGGAGTTCCCATGAAGCGACGGAATACCTGGAAGGATTCAACTATCATTTAGGGGAACGTGAACGCGAAGCGATCGATCTGTTCGAAGGATTGCTTGCGTCGCTTGAGGGGGAAGCGGATCGGACAACGGATGGCAGCAAGCTGCGCCAGAACTAG
- a CDS encoding UbiX family flavin prenyltransferase gives MRIVIGITGSSGAVYAREFVKQCEGDKYLIVSKWGKVLLKDELGINVKDLHPYVKTEFSDEDLTAPVASGSNRFDAYVILPCSTSTLGKIASGIGDSLITRTAQVALKERFKLVICVRETPLSTITLEQCAALSRSGAVIMPISPPLYFVPKTVDEYVQGFVDKVLGVIGVRESKGWRAEEL, from the coding sequence ATGAGAATCGTCATCGGCATTACCGGCTCCTCCGGAGCGGTCTACGCACGCGAGTTCGTGAAGCAGTGTGAAGGGGATAAGTATCTCATCGTCAGCAAGTGGGGGAAGGTTTTGCTGAAGGATGAACTCGGTATCAACGTGAAGGATCTTCATCCATACGTGAAGACTGAGTTCTCTGATGAAGACCTCACGGCTCCTGTGGCGTCCGGCTCGAACCGGTTCGACGCATACGTGATCCTTCCATGCTCAACCTCGACGCTCGGGAAGATCGCGTCGGGGATCGGTGATTCGCTCATCACACGGACTGCACAGGTCGCGTTGAAGGAACGGTTCAAGCTCGTCATCTGCGTTCGCGAGACGCCGCTCTCGACGATCACGCTCGAACAGTGTGCTGCGCTTTCGAGGAGCGGCGCCGTCATCATGCCCATCTCCCCGCCGCTCTACTTCGTGCCGAAGACGGTCGACGAGTACGTGCAGGGGTTCGTAGATAAGGTCCTCGGTGTGATTGGTGTCCGGGAATCGAAGGGGTGGAGAGCGGAAGAATTGTGA
- the mqnC gene encoding dehypoxanthine futalosine cyclase: MTVEGIQESVRAGHRITKGEGVFLLRNAELLELGALANEIRFNKNPQRAVTYLLDTNPNYSNVCTIDCIFCAFYRHPGEAGEYTYTVDHMIQKFKEAAEAGATTVLLQGGVHPSLPFEYYTEMVRRAIAEVPQIHPHFYSTSEIIGMMQISGYSLTEVLRKLWDAGLRSIPGGGAEILSDRVKKKISSKKGTSEDWLNVMREAHKIGYRSTATMMYGHLETDEDIVEHLESIRSLQDETGGFTAFVPWSFKPGNTPLEKIIPTYASPTRYLQMIAFSRIYLDNFPHIQASWFSEGKKTGQIALHFGADDFGGTLMEENVHAAANFVNKTNTEECIRLIHESGFAAAQRTTLYDVIGVREPVEIAA, from the coding sequence ATGACAGTAGAAGGAATCCAGGAATCAGTACGAGCGGGACATCGGATCACGAAGGGTGAGGGAGTGTTCCTTCTCCGCAATGCAGAATTGCTTGAGCTCGGCGCTTTGGCGAACGAGATCCGTTTCAACAAAAATCCGCAGCGGGCGGTGACGTATCTTCTCGACACCAATCCGAACTATTCGAATGTCTGCACCATCGATTGCATTTTCTGTGCATTCTATCGTCATCCCGGTGAAGCGGGGGAGTACACGTACACTGTGGACCACATGATCCAGAAGTTCAAGGAAGCAGCTGAAGCCGGTGCAACGACCGTTCTCCTGCAGGGGGGAGTGCATCCTTCTTTGCCGTTTGAGTATTATACAGAGATGGTGAGGCGTGCGATAGCGGAAGTGCCTCAGATTCACCCGCACTTCTACTCCACCTCAGAAATTATCGGGATGATGCAGATCTCGGGGTATTCCCTTACAGAGGTTCTCCGTAAATTATGGGATGCGGGACTTCGGTCGATCCCCGGCGGGGGAGCGGAGATCCTCTCTGATCGGGTCAAGAAAAAGATCAGCAGTAAGAAGGGCACTTCCGAAGACTGGCTGAACGTGATGCGTGAGGCACACAAGATCGGTTACAGGTCGACCGCGACAATGATGTACGGCCACCTTGAAACGGACGAAGACATTGTGGAGCACCTCGAGAGTATCAGGTCGTTGCAGGACGAGACGGGAGGCTTCACTGCGTTCGTCCCCTGGTCGTTCAAGCCCGGCAATACGCCCCTCGAGAAGATCATCCCGACCTATGCGAGTCCGACTCGCTATCTTCAAATGATTGCGTTTTCGCGCATCTACCTGGACAATTTCCCGCACATTCAGGCCTCATGGTTTTCAGAAGGAAAGAAGACCGGACAAATCGCTCTCCACTTCGGCGCAGATGACTTTGGGGGAACGCTTATGGAAGAGAACGTGCATGCGGCTGCCAACTTCGTGAACAAGACCAACAC